Proteins from a genomic interval of Nocardia sp. BMG51109:
- a CDS encoding GAP family protein → MLIFLSALAGFALLDSLDLLIVGVTTAVIYDSRLSRRSPVPGAMSFIAGVFAVTTTFGLCTVLGLRFLTDLIDVEITPTVRGWGELLVGFTLLLLGSVRLRGRAVAPPVWATEARRQPWLLGLVGLGIGLGQAPTAVPYLAALAMISARDPRPPFWPLIVVVYCAIALLPPALVLFTSTRRSVRARRFNRWLVHVLKRFGPPSVRILFLVFGLALIIDAVRAYESLW, encoded by the coding sequence ATGCTGATCTTCCTCTCGGCGCTCGCGGGCTTCGCTCTCCTCGACTCGCTCGATCTCCTGATCGTCGGGGTGACGACGGCGGTGATCTACGACAGCCGCCTCAGCCGCCGATCTCCCGTGCCCGGTGCGATGAGTTTCATCGCCGGAGTCTTCGCCGTCACAACGACTTTCGGGCTCTGCACCGTGCTCGGGCTGCGCTTCCTCACCGATCTGATCGACGTCGAGATCACCCCCACGGTCCGAGGCTGGGGTGAACTCCTTGTCGGTTTCACACTGCTGCTCCTCGGCAGCGTCCGCCTGCGCGGCCGGGCGGTCGCGCCACCCGTCTGGGCGACGGAGGCGCGGCGGCAGCCCTGGCTGCTGGGACTCGTCGGCCTCGGCATCGGGCTCGGGCAGGCGCCGACCGCGGTGCCCTATCTTGCGGCGCTGGCGATGATCTCGGCGCGAGACCCGCGGCCGCCGTTCTGGCCGCTGATCGTGGTGGTCTACTGTGCCATCGCCCTCCTGCCGCCGGCACTCGTCCTGTTCACGTCGACGCGGCGGTCGGTCCGGGCACGCCGGTTCAACCGTTGGCTGGTGCATGTGCTCAAACGGTTTGGGCCGCCGTCGGTTCGGATCTTGTTTCTCGTCTTCGGGCTCGCGCTGATCATCGATGCGGTGCGGGCGTACGAATCGTTGTGGTAG